CATTGACTTCACGGTGACTTCCTCGAACACGATCACCGGGACGATGAAGAATGTCGTGATCGTCCATCCGAACGCGAAGATCGACGAGAGAAGGCGGGCGAGTGCACTGTCCGACTCCTCGAGCTTTTTGAGGATGACGCTGACTATCGCGGCGATCGCCGACCACACCAGGATCGGCCCTTTCCGGCGCCAGGCTGCACGCATGCTCTCGCCCAGCTGCGGCTCCTCCCCGTGGAACGTCTGATTGACGGCAAACACCAGCGACGCCGTAAAAAACGTCGCGAAGAACGTCGTCAGGAAGTACAGAAGAAACAGCACCACGATCTCCGCGCCGGACCCGAACAGGTTTGCGATCCACAGCGGAAGGAGAAACGCGATCCAGAACGCGAGCGTAGACAGCGCCCCCAACAGCGGAAAAACCAGCAGTTTCGGGTGATCCCTGACGACGCCGAGGCTGTCGCGCGACAGCTTGAGCCCCGTTTTGAACTTGCCGACGATTCCGGCGTTCCCACCGCCTCCCTTGCCCCCCGGTACGATCGACTGGTTGCGTGCCATGTGCGGTGACTCTCCGGTAAAGAGTATAAGCCTTAAGTGTATTCGCGGATACTGCTCTGGCGATGACGCCCCCGACCTTCGCCGACCCCGAGAGCCTCCGACGGGAGTTCCTGGCGCTTCTGGAGGCCAGGTATCCGGACTGTCTCGCCGACCGCGGATTCGTCACGGGGTTCGATCCCGAAACCGGCGAGGTGACCGACCGGGACTCCCGTCACCTCGTGGCGACCTGTCGGTACGTCTCGAACTTCTCGCTGGCGGTGACACACGACGCTCGGGATCCGTGGCTCGAGACCGCGGTCCACGGACTCGAATTCCTGGAACGGGCCCACCGCGATTCGGACGTGGACGGGAATCCGACATATCGATGGCTGTTTTCGGCAGCCGGCATCGACGACCCCGATGGATCCGTTCAGGTCGTGGACGACCGCCTCTCTACGTACGGTCACGCGTTCGTCGTGCTGGCGCACGCTCGGGCGGCTGACGCGGGACTAAGTCCGGACGCAACCGCCCCGTCCGACGCAGTCGCCGATCTGGAGGTGGTCGCCGACCCGGCCGCAATCGCCGACGCGTTCCTCGATCGGTTTTACGAGCCCGAACACGGCCTCTGTCGGAGCGACCTCGACGCCGACGGGGAGCCGATCGAACCGTACCGCGGGCAGAACGCCAACATGCACGCCTGCGAGGCGCTGCTGGCTGCAGCCCGATTCACCGGCGATGCTGCGCTTCTCGAACGGGCCGAAACGATCGCGCGTCGGATAACCGTCGACCTGACTGCCGAAACCGACGGCCTGGTGTGGGAACACTACACGCCGGACTGGAACCACGACTTCGAGTACAACGAGGACACCCCCCGAGACCAGTTTCGACCGTGGGGCTACCAGCCGGGACATCACGCCGAGTGGGCGAAACTGCTCGGGGAGCTCGATCGCGAGGGGATCACCTGGGCCCTCGATCGGGGGATCGAACTGTTCGACGCTGCCGTCGACCTCGGCTGGGACGACGATCGTGGCGGCTTCTACTACGCGGTGGAGGCAGACGGCACGCCAGTCGCCGCAGAGAAGTACGGCTGGGCGGTTGCGGAGGCGATCGGCGCGGCGGCCGTGCTGTTCGAGCGCACCGGCGACGAGCGGTTCCGCCGGTGGCACGACCGTCTGTGGAACTACGCCGCAGGAACGCTTCGCGCGCCGACCGGGATGTGGCGGGAACGCGTCTCTGCAGACAACGAGCCGATCCCGCCGACCGACGCTCCGCCCGTCGAGCCCGATTATCATCCGATCGGGGCGTGTCACACCGGACTCGAAAGCTCGATGGCGATCCGGGAAAATCGCGACGGGAGCAACAAATAGCCGCGTCGGGATCCCAAAAAATTGTGAACGGCCGACGGTTTTATCAGTCGTCTTCGCCTATCTCGTTCGACTTCGATGAATGGAAACAACCCCTATGCAGGGGCTCCGGGCGTCGTCGAGGCGGGACAGCCGTCCGCGGACGTCAGCCTCTCGGACGAACAGGAACGCGCTCTCAGGCGGGCGGTCGCCGGGATCGTAACACGGACCGAGTCGTATCTCCCGGAAGGGTACGTCGTCGGCTCGGAACTCAACCGCGGACAGAACGGCGTCGAGGCGACTGTCGCCGTCAATCCGCCGGCGGGACACCCCGTCAGCGCGGGGTTCGCGCCGGATCCCGACGAGCTCGAGACCGGCCTCGACGACACCGAACGCGACGAGGTCGCCCGCGGACTCGCCGCCAGCGCGGCGGTACAGGTGATGAACGCCGTCGGCGACGACCTCACTCCGACCGGTCGCTAGATCGGCTTCTTCACGACCGTCGATCAGTCGACTGCTCGTTCGATCAGGGACCGTCCGTCCTCGTCTCGGTCGACTCCTCGTCTTCGACTGTCCACTCCACGATGCGTGCCTCGACAAGATCCCGAGGCTCGACCATGTCGTCGCCGGCCTCGTAGCGGGCCACCGTCTCGCGAGCCTCCTCGAGCATCCGTCTCTCGAGAGGTGCGTGATCGGGCTGGTCCCGGGTCGCGTTCAGGTACGCCTCGTAGTCCTCCCTGAGGGAAAACGACGCCCTGGCGGCGTTACACCGCGAGAGCGGATTCAGTCCCGTTTCCAACACGAGATCCCGGACCAGCCCCCAGTCGTTTTCACAGAAGAACAGCGACACCTCGCCTTCGACGTCCTGCCAGGCAATCGGGCCGGCGTTTTTCATCGACGTCAGCGCGCGCGGCGGGACGTCGATTCGGTGGGGGGTGTCGCTGCGATCGCACAGACAGCACGGCTTTTCGGGCCGCCCGGTGTACATGGGTGGAGATTGGCCGACGTCGGCCTTGTGTGTGTCGTCCGCGATTCACTCACCCCGTCGCCCGTCGATGTCGGTGAAAGACCGGCGACGTCGGTGAACATCGTCAGCGCCTGAAGTCGAACCGCGGACGGTCGTACTCGGGCTGGCGGTGTGAAACCTCCCTCCCGTTCTCGTATTTCACGTAGTTCAGGTAAAACGTCCGTCCGCAGCCGTCGCGGTCGACTGCGGGACCGTCGATGTCGCGGTCGGCTGTAGGGTCGTCGACGGCCGAGTGATCAACAGCGGACCGATCGGCTGCGGACCGATCGACGGCGGACCGATCGGCTGCAGGCCCCTCCTCGTCATGGTGGCCATCGTCACCTTCGGTACTGCCGGTTCCCAGACAGACGAACTCGATGCCGTCGGCGTCCTCGACGTTGCCGGTCGTGTCGGCGTACTCCCACCCTTCCAGGGGTTCCCGAGTCACACACTTGTCCTGCAGGTAGCCGTCGCGCTCGATACCGGTGACGGCCCCGCAGTACGGACAGTGGTACGTGACCTCGACCATGCGATGGATAGGGGTTCGAGGAACAAATCTTTCTCGCCCCCGTACTCTTCCGTTCAGGTTGCACTCCGGCGCGTTCAGTAGTGGCCGGGAGAAAACACTTACCGGACGACGAATACGTCCGTGTGTGCGTCGCCGGACGGTCCTCGCTGGGGCGTTCAGCATCGTTGCCGGTCTTACTCCCACCGGCTGTCTCGGGTCTCGACCCCTGGAGGAGTCCCTCTCCGCGCCGACGGAGCCGTTCGAGTTCTCGTATTATCCGTGTATCGACGGTGAGCCCCTCGAATATGCGGATCACGCTCCCGAATGGGACGGTCCGCCGCTGGACAGCAGCGACGAGCCGTCGCGTCCGCCCGCACGTGGCCCCGACGTCGGGCAAGGGGTGCCAGTTGCGATTCCGGTTCCGATCGGCGAGCACGACGACGTCGGCGTGGTCGTCGCCGACGCGGAGGATCCAGACGACAGCGCGTACTAGGAACTCCCCGACGTCACCGACGACATCGCCCTCGAACCGGACTATCGCGTCCACGAGGAAGACCTTCCCGAGGTGAAGTACCTCGGGGACAAACTCCGAGGCTTCACCGTCTTGGCCGCACGTCCCAACCGGGGCGTGCCGCCGCAGGTGAATTTACTTCCCCTCGGCCTCCCCGAGCTGGGTCGGCTGGAAGTCACACCCGAACACACTGCATGTCCGTGAGGGTCGGGGCCTCCACCAGCCCCCGATAACTCCCGTCTCACGCCCAATGGACGGTTATTCTCGGCGTTCGAACCGGTGACGGACGATTTCGGAGTCGTCGTCCCACTCGAACCCCTCGTGGGCGCGTTCGAGCGTCTGCCGGTAGTGCTCCAGATCGCGGTGCCCCTCGGCGCGGGCGTCCTCGTCGGTGAGGTCACCGAGCGTGCGCTCCTCGACGTCGACCACCTCGAATGTGACGTCCTCGATGCTGAAGGTGTCGCCCTCCTCGGCGTACTGCTGGCCGCGGTGGATCTGGGTGATCTCGCCGTCGAGAGTCTGCTGGACCATTCGATCGCTCGGCAACAGCGTGTCGGGCGCTATCTGGGCCATACCCTACAGTAGGGAGCGATGGTCAAAACAGTTGGCCGGATGTCTGGTAGCTTCCCCTCGGGTGGGAGACACCTCAGGTCGAGACGGGTCGTCGAAGCCGGCGTGACAGCGATTGACGCGACAGGGGCGGAGTCGAAGCCCTTATTATTCGAAGCCGGGAATTGGGTACTGCGTTGCGGGCTCGTAGATCAGTGGTAGATCACTCCCTTGGCATGGGAGAGGCCCCGGGTTCAAATCCCGGCGAGTCCATGACGGGAGCGCCTGAGGCACATTCCCCAGACGGCGCAGGTTCTTTATACCGTATCACCCACTCTGGAGAGGCGAGTTGGTGCGTTTTACCGGCAACCGCTTCCGGCCAGAGTTGGAGTGTTTTCATGGTACCGTCCGCTCCTGCTTGCGGTTACAACATGGGAGTCGAAGCCCCGAATCATAGTATTACCGGAACAGAGCACTGACGAGCCGCTTTTCCCATGTTCAGTACCCCCTCAGCATGAGCCCGAC
The Halalkaliarchaeum desulfuricum DNA segment above includes these coding regions:
- a CDS encoding DUF6159 family protein, which produces MARNQSIVPGGKGGGGNAGIVGKFKTGLKLSRDSLGVVRDHPKLLVFPLLGALSTLAFWIAFLLPLWIANLFGSGAEIVVLFLLYFLTTFFATFFTASLVFAVNQTFHGEEPQLGESMRAAWRRKGPILVWSAIAAIVSVILKKLEESDSALARLLSSIFAFGWTITTFFIVPVIVFEEVTVKSMFTRSAETFRDTWGESIGIGLGVTLIQVVIGIVGLVVAILLAIGLGVLFPAAGILLGIFLVGGVLVGTYLLGQTIWAITKTALYVYAAEERVPEQFADFDFETLDGRSERRATPGRVRDPPTHLHS
- a CDS encoding AGE family epimerase/isomerase, translated to MTPPTFADPESLRREFLALLEARYPDCLADRGFVTGFDPETGEVTDRDSRHLVATCRYVSNFSLAVTHDARDPWLETAVHGLEFLERAHRDSDVDGNPTYRWLFSAAGIDDPDGSVQVVDDRLSTYGHAFVVLAHARAADAGLSPDATAPSDAVADLEVVADPAAIADAFLDRFYEPEHGLCRSDLDADGEPIEPYRGQNANMHACEALLAAARFTGDAALLERAETIARRITVDLTAETDGLVWEHYTPDWNHDFEYNEDTPRDQFRPWGYQPGHHAEWAKLLGELDREGITWALDRGIELFDAAVDLGWDDDRGGFYYAVEADGTPVAAEKYGWAVAEAIGAAAVLFERTGDERFRRWHDRLWNYAAGTLRAPTGMWRERVSADNEPIPPTDAPPVEPDYHPIGACHTGLESSMAIRENRDGSNK
- a CDS encoding DUF5811 family protein, whose product is MNGNNPYAGAPGVVEAGQPSADVSLSDEQERALRRAVAGIVTRTESYLPEGYVVGSELNRGQNGVEATVAVNPPAGHPVSAGFAPDPDELETGLDDTERDEVARGLAASAAVQVMNAVGDDLTPTGR
- a CDS encoding ASCH domain-containing protein yields the protein MAQIAPDTLLPSDRMVQQTLDGEITQIHRGQQYAEEGDTFSIEDVTFEVVDVEERTLGDLTDEDARAEGHRDLEHYRQTLERAHEGFEWDDDSEIVRHRFERRE